From a region of the Rhodococcus sp. 4CII genome:
- a CDS encoding glutamate ABC transporter substrate-binding protein: MRINRSIRVGIGVMALAVVASACGGGEEKSASQSASEGKLTVGIKYDQPGLGLRNPDGSFSGFDVEVAEYVAGKLGVAPENIQFKESPSAQRETLIQNGEVDYVVATYSITDARKEKVDFAGPYFIAGQSLLVKSDNTDITGPDSLNGGKKLCSVTGSTPAQKVKDQYAQDVQLQEFDTYSACVEALRNGAVDAVTTDDIILAGYAAQYPGELKVVGQPFTEERYGIGLAKGDDETRAKINDAIEAMIADGSWARAFNETVGASGYPIPAPPTVDRY, encoded by the coding sequence ATGAGGATCAATCGCTCGATTCGTGTGGGAATCGGCGTCATGGCGCTCGCCGTCGTCGCATCTGCCTGTGGCGGAGGTGAGGAGAAGAGCGCGTCCCAGAGCGCATCGGAGGGCAAGCTGACGGTCGGCATCAAGTACGACCAGCCCGGCCTCGGGTTGCGCAATCCCGACGGATCCTTCAGCGGTTTCGACGTCGAGGTGGCCGAGTACGTGGCCGGCAAGCTGGGCGTCGCCCCGGAGAACATCCAGTTCAAGGAGTCCCCGTCGGCTCAGCGCGAAACGCTGATCCAGAACGGTGAGGTCGACTACGTCGTCGCCACATATTCGATCACCGACGCCCGCAAGGAGAAGGTCGACTTCGCCGGCCCGTACTTCATTGCCGGACAGTCGCTCCTGGTGAAGTCCGACAACACCGACATCACCGGACCCGATTCGCTCAACGGCGGAAAGAAGCTGTGCTCGGTCACCGGCTCCACCCCCGCGCAGAAGGTCAAGGACCAGTACGCGCAGGACGTGCAGCTGCAGGAGTTCGACACGTATTCGGCGTGCGTCGAGGCGCTGCGTAACGGTGCAGTCGACGCCGTCACCACCGACGACATCATCCTCGCCGGCTACGCGGCACAGTACCCGGGCGAGCTGAAGGTGGTCGGCCAGCCGTTCACCGAGGAGCGCTACGGCATCGGCCTGGCCAAGGGCGACGACGAGACCCGCGCCAAGATCAACGACGCCATCGAGGCGATGATCGCGGACGGCTCGTGGGCGCGCGCGTTCAACGAGACCGTCGGCGCCTCGGGCTACCCGATTCCCGCCCCGCCGACCGTCGATCGGTACTGA
- a CDS encoding amino acid ABC transporter permease — translation MDLLSKYGDQLIDAFWTTVQLTAFSAVGALILGTILAAMRVSPIPVARGVGTAYVTIFRNTPLTLIIIFCSFGLFQTMGVKLAPEQSPTFFEQNNFRLAVLGLSVYTAAFVCESLRSGINTVHVGQAEAGRSLGLTFSQNLRLIVLPQAFRAVTAPLGSVLIALTKNTTIASVIGVAEASLLMKEMIENEAAIFVVGGIFALGFVILTLPMGLLFGYLSKRFEVAR, via the coding sequence GTGGACCTACTGAGCAAGTACGGCGATCAGCTGATCGACGCATTCTGGACGACGGTGCAGCTCACCGCGTTCTCGGCCGTCGGTGCTCTGATACTCGGCACCATCCTGGCGGCCATGCGGGTGTCGCCGATTCCGGTCGCGCGGGGCGTCGGCACGGCCTACGTGACGATCTTCCGCAACACTCCCCTGACCCTCATCATCATCTTCTGCTCGTTCGGCCTCTTCCAGACGATGGGCGTCAAGCTCGCCCCCGAACAGTCGCCAACCTTCTTCGAGCAGAACAACTTCCGGCTTGCCGTGCTCGGCCTCAGCGTGTACACCGCGGCCTTCGTCTGCGAGTCGCTCCGATCCGGCATCAACACCGTGCACGTCGGCCAGGCGGAGGCGGGACGGTCGCTCGGACTCACGTTCTCCCAGAACCTGCGCCTGATCGTTCTTCCGCAGGCGTTCCGGGCCGTCACGGCACCACTCGGCAGCGTGCTGATCGCCTTGACCAAGAACACGACGATCGCCTCGGTGATCGGTGTGGCGGAGGCATCGCTCCTGATGAAGGAAATGATCGAGAACGAGGCGGCAATCTTCGTCGTCGGTGGCATCTTCGCACTCGGATTCGTGATCCTGACCCTGCCGATGGGACTTCTGTTCGGCTACCTGAGCAAGCGATTCGAGGTTGCACGATGA